Proteins encoded by one window of Luteimonas yindakuii:
- a CDS encoding DUF1249 domain-containing protein has protein sequence MLRQPRIPRLGRLGWLMGLYAENHQRLVRLFEPGGLAVGSYLSTIGDGLDVHLDVLDQHRYTTELRLSYGLVDPVTGEPDPSAYLRLYRDARQVEATHCYVGRRWQDVIGMFPPPAEVIGHRMRMNTFLGKWLQYLAERGHGVATLLPAGEAEPLAEA, from the coding sequence ATGCTCCGCCAGCCCCGCATTCCCCGTCTCGGCCGCCTCGGTTGGCTGATGGGTCTGTACGCCGAGAACCACCAGCGCCTGGTGCGGCTGTTCGAGCCGGGCGGCCTTGCGGTCGGGAGCTACCTCTCGACGATCGGCGATGGCCTGGACGTGCATCTCGACGTGCTCGACCAGCATCGCTACACCACCGAGCTGCGGCTGTCGTACGGCCTGGTCGATCCGGTCACCGGCGAACCCGATCCTTCGGCCTACCTGCGCCTGTACCGCGACGCACGCCAGGTCGAGGCGACGCACTGCTACGTCGGTCGGCGCTGGCAGGACGTCATCGGCATGTTCCCGCCACCGGCCGAGGTCATCGGCCACCGCATGCGGATGAACACCTTCCTCGGAAAATGGCTGCAGTACCTGGCCGAGCGCGGCCACGGGGTGGCCACGCTGCTGCCGGCCGGCGAAGCGGAACCGCTCGCCGAAGCCTGA
- the ppsR gene encoding posphoenolpyruvate synthetase regulatory kinase/phosphorylase PpsR: MPDETNHSPVRPVFYVSDGTGITAETIGHSLLTQFVGFRFVTDRIPFVDSVEKARQTVAEVMRAGEQHGYRPIVVSSCVDASINAVLAESGALILDVFAPFIAPMEVELGVARESRVGRAHGMVDFDTYHRRINAMNFALAHDDGIALNYDEADVILVAVSRAGKTPTCVYLALHYGIRAANYPLTEEDLESDRLPPRLRPYRSKLYGLTIDPQRLHQIRQERRPNSHYAKLETCRSEVAAAETMLRMERIPILSTTHASIEEISSRILEDLDINREMF, translated from the coding sequence ATGCCCGACGAGACCAACCATTCCCCGGTGCGGCCGGTGTTCTACGTGTCCGACGGCACCGGGATCACCGCCGAGACCATCGGCCACAGCCTGCTGACGCAGTTCGTCGGCTTCCGTTTCGTCACCGACCGCATTCCCTTCGTCGACAGCGTGGAAAAGGCCCGGCAGACAGTGGCCGAAGTGATGCGGGCAGGGGAACAGCACGGCTATCGGCCGATCGTGGTCAGCTCGTGCGTGGATGCATCGATCAACGCGGTGCTCGCCGAAAGCGGTGCGCTGATCCTCGACGTGTTCGCGCCCTTCATCGCGCCGATGGAGGTGGAACTGGGCGTGGCGCGCGAATCCCGGGTCGGGCGTGCGCACGGCATGGTGGATTTCGACACCTACCACCGGCGCATCAACGCGATGAATTTCGCGCTCGCCCACGATGACGGCATCGCCCTCAACTACGACGAGGCCGACGTGATCCTGGTGGCGGTATCGCGCGCGGGCAAGACGCCGACCTGCGTCTACCTGGCGCTGCATTACGGCATCCGCGCGGCGAACTATCCGCTCACCGAAGAGGACCTGGAATCGGACCGCCTGCCACCGCGGTTGCGTCCGTACCGGTCCAAGCTCTACGGGCTCACCATCGATCCGCAGCGGCTGCACCAGATCCGCCAGGAGCGGCGGCCCAATTCGCACTACGCGAAGCTCGAGACCTGCCGCAGCGAAGTCGCCGCTGCCGAGACGATGCTGCGGATGGAGCGGATCCCGATCCTCAGCACGACGCATGCATCGATCGAGGAGATCTCCAGCCGCATCCTCGAGGACCTCGACATCAATCGCGAAATGTTCTGA
- the ppsA gene encoding phosphoenolpyruvate synthase, with translation MSANILWLHDLRLGDLAQVGGKNSSLGEMIGNLAQLGVSVPGGYATTADAFKDFIAHNDLHQRIFDRLGALDVEDVTALTAAGTEIRGWVIDAPLQPGLEQDIRDAYAKLCADNGGGEVAVAVRSSATAEDLPDASFAGQQETFLNVTGADDVVVKVKEVFASLYNDRAIAYRVHHGFKHEDVFLSAGVQLMVRSDVGSSGVLFTLDTESGFRDVVFITSSYGLGENVVQGAVNPDEFYVYKPTLRQGKPAILRRSLGAKQIRMVYSDQPGERVRNEDTPAELRSKFSISDEDVQELARQALTIEQHYERPMDIEWAKDGVSGRLYIVQARPETVKSRGKATQIERYTLGDRGPVVTEGRAIGQKIGSGVARVVRSLADMSRVQPGDVLVADMTDPDWEPVMKRSAAIVTNRGGRTCHAAIIARELGVPAVVGTGNALDTIKDGQIVTVSCAEGDTGFIYEGELSFERTTTDLSSMPEAPLKIMMNVANPERAFDFGQLPNAGIGLARLEMIIASHIGVHPRALLEYDRQDAKTKQAIDARIAGYADPVSFYVDRLAEGIATLTASVAPNPVIVRMSDFKSNEYANLLGGQQYEPHEENPMIGFRGASRYVDPSFAPSFALECRAVKRVREDMGLDNLWVMIPFVRTLDEGRRVLEVLAENGLRQGENGLKVIMMCEVPSNALLADEFLDMFDGFSIGSNDMTQLTLGLDRDSAVVAHLFDERDPAVKKVLSMAIQAARRRGKYIGICGQGPSDHPDLAEWLMDEGIESVSLNPDTVVDTWLRLAKIKAAR, from the coding sequence TTGAGCGCCAATATCCTCTGGTTGCACGATCTTCGTCTCGGCGACCTCGCCCAGGTCGGTGGCAAGAATTCCTCGCTTGGCGAGATGATCGGCAACCTGGCCCAGCTCGGCGTTTCGGTGCCGGGCGGCTACGCCACCACGGCCGACGCGTTCAAGGACTTCATCGCCCACAACGACCTCCACCAGCGCATCTTCGACCGCCTCGGCGCGCTGGACGTCGAGGACGTCACCGCGCTGACCGCAGCAGGCACCGAGATCCGCGGCTGGGTGATCGATGCACCGCTGCAGCCCGGCCTCGAGCAGGACATCCGCGACGCCTACGCGAAGCTGTGCGCCGACAACGGCGGCGGCGAAGTGGCGGTCGCGGTGCGCTCCTCGGCCACCGCCGAAGACCTGCCCGACGCATCGTTCGCCGGCCAGCAGGAAACCTTCCTCAACGTGACCGGCGCCGACGACGTCGTGGTCAAGGTCAAGGAAGTCTTCGCCAGCCTCTACAACGACCGTGCCATCGCCTACCGCGTGCACCACGGCTTCAAGCACGAGGACGTGTTCCTGTCCGCCGGCGTGCAACTGATGGTGCGTTCGGACGTCGGTTCGTCCGGCGTGCTGTTCACCCTCGACACCGAATCGGGCTTCCGCGACGTGGTGTTCATCACATCGAGCTATGGCCTCGGCGAGAACGTCGTGCAGGGCGCGGTGAATCCGGACGAGTTCTACGTCTACAAGCCCACGCTGCGACAGGGCAAGCCGGCGATCCTGCGCCGCTCGCTCGGTGCCAAGCAGATCCGCATGGTCTATTCCGACCAGCCCGGCGAGCGCGTACGCAACGAGGACACCCCGGCAGAGCTGCGCTCGAAGTTCTCGATCAGCGACGAGGACGTGCAGGAACTCGCGCGCCAGGCGCTCACCATCGAGCAGCACTACGAGCGTCCGATGGACATCGAGTGGGCCAAGGACGGCGTCAGCGGCAGGCTGTACATCGTGCAGGCGCGCCCGGAGACGGTGAAGTCGCGCGGCAAGGCCACGCAGATCGAGCGCTACACGCTGGGCGATCGTGGCCCCGTGGTCACCGAAGGCCGCGCGATCGGCCAGAAGATCGGCAGCGGTGTCGCCCGCGTGGTGCGTTCGCTCGCCGACATGAGCCGGGTACAGCCCGGCGACGTGCTGGTGGCCGACATGACCGATCCGGACTGGGAGCCGGTGATGAAGCGCTCCGCGGCGATCGTCACCAACCGTGGTGGCCGCACCTGCCACGCGGCGATCATCGCGCGTGAACTGGGCGTGCCCGCCGTGGTCGGCACCGGCAACGCGCTGGACACCATCAAGGACGGCCAGATCGTCACGGTGAGCTGCGCCGAGGGCGATACCGGCTTCATCTACGAGGGCGAGCTGTCGTTCGAGCGCACCACGACCGACCTGTCCTCGATGCCGGAAGCGCCGCTGAAGATCATGATGAACGTGGCCAACCCGGAGCGCGCGTTCGACTTCGGCCAGCTGCCGAACGCCGGCATCGGCCTGGCGCGGCTGGAAATGATCATCGCCAGCCACATCGGCGTGCATCCGCGTGCGCTGCTCGAATACGACCGTCAGGATGCCAAGACCAAGCAGGCCATCGATGCGCGCATCGCGGGTTACGCCGATCCGGTGTCGTTCTACGTCGACCGCCTGGCCGAAGGTATCGCCACGCTGACCGCTTCGGTGGCACCGAACCCGGTGATCGTGCGGATGTCGGACTTCAAGTCGAACGAGTACGCGAACCTGCTCGGCGGCCAGCAGTACGAGCCGCACGAGGAGAACCCGATGATCGGCTTCCGTGGCGCCAGCCGCTACGTCGACCCGTCGTTCGCGCCGTCCTTCGCCCTGGAATGCCGTGCGGTCAAGCGCGTGCGCGAGGACATGGGCCTGGACAACCTGTGGGTGATGATCCCGTTCGTGCGCACGCTCGACGAAGGCCGCCGGGTTCTCGAAGTTCTGGCGGAGAACGGCCTCAGGCAGGGCGAGAACGGCCTGAAGGTGATCATGATGTGCGAAGTGCCGTCGAACGCGCTGCTGGCCGACGAGTTCCTCGACATGTTCGATGGTTTCTCGATCGGCTCCAACGACATGACCCAGCTCACCCTGGGCCTGGACCGCGATTCGGCGGTCGTTGCCCACCTCTTCGACGAGCGCGATCCGGCAGTGAAGAAGGTGCTGTCGATGGCAATCCAGGCGGCGCGCCGCCGCGGCAAGTACATCGGCATCTGCGGCCAGGGCCCGAGCGACCATCCCGACCTTGCCGAGTGGCTGATGGACGAAGGCATCGAGTCGGTATCCCTCAATCCCGACACCGTGGTCGATACCTGGCTACGGCTGGCGAAGATCAAGGCCGCTCGCTGA
- the acnB gene encoding bifunctional aconitate hydratase 2/2-methylisocitrate dehydratase — MLEAYRHHVAERAALGIPPLPLTPQQTADVIELLKNPPVGEGQFLLDLITHRVPAGVDDAAKVKASYLAALAFGTETNLLISRERATELLGTMLGGYNVAPLVELLDDALVGTIAADGLKNTLLVFDAFHDVEEKARAGNANAQSVLQSWADAEWFTGRPEVPQSLTITVFKVPGETNTDDLSPAPDATTRPDIPMHALAMLKNRRPDAPFVPEEDGRRGPIQEILSLKDKGHLVAYVGDVVGTGSSRKSATNSVLWWTGDDIPYIPNKRAGGVCLGSKIAPIFYNTMEDAGALPIELDVSQMAHGDVVELRPYDGKALKNGQVIAEFQVKSDVLFDEVRAGGRIPLIIGRGLTAKARESLGLPATTLFRLPVQPADTGRGFSLAQKMVGRACGLPEGQGMRPGTYCEPRMTSVGSQDTTGPMTRDELKDLACLGFSADLVMQSFCHTAAYPKPVDVRTHHTLPEFISTRGGISLRPGDGVIHSWLNRMLLPDTVGTGGDSHTRFPVGISFPAGSGLVAFAAATGVMPLDMPESVLVRFKGEMQPGVTLRDLVNAIPYYAIKQGLLTVAKQGKKNIFSGRILEIEGLPQLKVEQAFELSDASAERSAAGCTVRLDKAPIIEYLTSNITLLKWMIAEGYAEARSLARRIAKMEEWLANPQLLEPDADAEYAAVIEIDLAEVHEPLLACPNDPDDVKSLSDVAGTAIDEVFIGSCMTNIGHFRAAAKLLEGKRDIPTRLWVAPPTKMDASELTKEGVYGTFGTAGARMEMPGCSLCMGNQAQVREGATVFSTSTRNFPNRLGRNTNVFLGSAELAAICSRLGRIPTREEYMADIGVVNDHGAEIYRYMNFDQIEEYREIAETVAA, encoded by the coding sequence ATGTTGGAAGCCTATCGCCACCACGTGGCCGAACGCGCTGCGCTCGGCATCCCGCCGCTGCCGCTGACCCCACAGCAGACGGCCGATGTCATCGAGCTGTTGAAGAACCCGCCGGTGGGGGAGGGGCAGTTCCTGCTCGACCTGATCACCCATCGCGTGCCTGCGGGCGTGGACGACGCCGCCAAGGTCAAGGCCTCGTACCTTGCCGCGCTGGCATTCGGCACCGAGACCAATCTGCTGATCAGCCGCGAACGCGCCACCGAACTGCTCGGCACGATGCTGGGCGGCTACAACGTGGCGCCGCTGGTGGAGCTGCTGGACGACGCGCTGGTCGGCACCATCGCCGCCGACGGGCTCAAGAACACGCTGCTGGTCTTCGACGCCTTCCATGACGTGGAAGAGAAGGCCAGGGCGGGCAATGCCAACGCGCAATCGGTGCTGCAGAGCTGGGCCGACGCGGAATGGTTCACCGGCCGACCGGAAGTGCCGCAGTCGCTGACCATCACCGTGTTCAAGGTGCCCGGCGAAACCAATACCGACGACCTGTCGCCGGCGCCCGATGCCACCACGCGCCCGGACATCCCGATGCACGCGCTGGCGATGCTGAAGAACCGTCGTCCGGATGCGCCGTTCGTGCCGGAGGAAGACGGCAGGCGCGGTCCGATCCAGGAGATCCTCTCGCTGAAGGACAAGGGCCACCTGGTCGCCTACGTCGGCGACGTCGTCGGCACGGGTTCCAGCCGCAAGTCGGCGACCAACAGCGTGCTGTGGTGGACCGGCGACGACATCCCCTACATCCCGAACAAGCGTGCCGGCGGAGTCTGCCTGGGCAGCAAGATCGCGCCGATCTTCTACAACACGATGGAAGACGCCGGCGCGCTGCCGATCGAACTCGACGTGTCGCAGATGGCACACGGCGATGTCGTCGAGCTGCGTCCGTACGATGGCAAGGCGCTGAAGAACGGCCAGGTGATTGCCGAGTTCCAGGTCAAGTCCGACGTGCTGTTCGACGAGGTGCGCGCCGGTGGCCGCATCCCGCTGATCATCGGTCGCGGCCTGACCGCCAAGGCGCGCGAGTCGCTGGGCCTGCCGGCGACCACGCTGTTCCGCCTGCCGGTGCAGCCGGCCGACACCGGCCGCGGCTTCTCGCTCGCGCAGAAGATGGTCGGCCGCGCCTGTGGCCTGCCGGAGGGGCAGGGCATGCGCCCGGGCACCTACTGCGAGCCGAGGATGACCTCGGTGGGTTCGCAGGACACCACCGGCCCGATGACGCGCGACGAGCTGAAGGACCTGGCCTGCCTGGGCTTCAGTGCCGACCTGGTGATGCAGTCGTTCTGCCACACCGCGGCGTATCCGAAGCCGGTCGACGTCAGGACCCACCACACGCTGCCCGAGTTCATCTCGACGCGTGGTGGCATTTCGCTGCGTCCGGGCGATGGCGTGATCCACAGCTGGTTGAACCGAATGCTGCTGCCCGACACTGTCGGCACCGGCGGTGATTCGCATACCCGCTTCCCGGTCGGCATTTCCTTCCCGGCCGGGTCGGGCCTGGTTGCCTTCGCCGCCGCCACCGGCGTGATGCCGCTGGACATGCCGGAGTCGGTGCTGGTGCGCTTCAAGGGCGAGATGCAGCCCGGCGTGACCCTGCGCGACCTGGTCAACGCGATCCCGTACTACGCCATCAAGCAGGGTCTGCTGACCGTGGCCAAGCAGGGCAAGAAGAACATCTTCTCCGGCCGCATCCTCGAGATCGAAGGCCTGCCGCAGCTCAAGGTGGAGCAGGCGTTCGAGCTGTCGGACGCGTCGGCCGAGCGTTCCGCGGCCGGCTGCACCGTGCGCCTCGACAAGGCGCCGATCATCGAATACCTCACCAGCAACATCACGCTGCTGAAGTGGATGATCGCGGAAGGTTATGCGGAGGCGCGCTCGCTGGCGCGCCGCATCGCCAAGATGGAGGAGTGGCTGGCGAACCCGCAGCTGCTGGAGCCGGATGCCGACGCCGAGTACGCGGCGGTGATCGAGATCGACCTGGCCGAGGTGCACGAACCGCTGCTGGCCTGCCCGAACGACCCGGACGACGTGAAGTCGCTGTCCGATGTCGCCGGCACCGCGATCGACGAGGTGTTCATCGGGTCGTGCATGACCAACATCGGCCACTTCCGTGCCGCCGCAAAGCTGCTGGAAGGCAAGCGCGACATTCCCACGCGGCTGTGGGTGGCGCCGCCAACCAAGATGGACGCGTCGGAGCTCACGAAGGAAGGCGTGTACGGCACCTTCGGCACCGCCGGTGCACGCATGGAGATGCCGGGCTGCTCGCTGTGCATGGGCAACCAGGCGCAGGTGCGCGAGGGTGCAACGGTGTTCTCGACCTCGACCCGCAACTTCCCGAATCGCCTGGGCCGCAACACCAACGTCTTCCTCGGTTCGGCGGAACTGGCGGCGATCTGCTCGCGCCTGGGCCGCATCCCGACCCGCGAGGAGTACATGGCGGACATCGGCGTGGTCAACGACCACGGCGCCGAGATCTACCGCTACATGAACTTCGACCAGATCGAGGAGTACCGGGAGATCGCGGAGACGGTCGCGGCCTGA
- a CDS encoding type II toxin-antitoxin system VapC family toxin, which yields MIAIDSSVLVDLLADGPLADAAEASLRRCLSIGPVVVCDVVLAEVCSALKDGAEAVTVLEEMGVRFNAIEAKSALRAGEMQRRHRQRGGEPGRSVSDFMIGAHALLQCDGLITRDNQFYRDYFKGLKLIVPTVE from the coding sequence ATGATCGCCATCGACTCCTCGGTGCTCGTCGACCTGCTGGCCGACGGGCCGCTCGCCGATGCCGCCGAAGCCAGCCTGCGCCGGTGCCTGAGCATCGGGCCGGTGGTGGTCTGCGACGTGGTGCTTGCCGAGGTGTGCAGCGCACTCAAGGACGGGGCCGAGGCCGTGACCGTGCTGGAGGAAATGGGCGTGCGCTTCAATGCCATCGAAGCCAAGTCCGCGTTGCGGGCCGGCGAGATGCAGCGCCGCCATCGCCAGCGCGGCGGCGAACCCGGGCGCTCGGTGTCCGACTTCATGATCGGTGCGCACGCGCTGTTGCAGTGCGACGGGCTGATCACCCGCGACAACCAGTTCTACCGCGACTACTTCAAGGGCCTGAAGCTGATCGTGCCCACGGTCGAATGA
- a CDS encoding AbrB/MazE/SpoVT family DNA-binding domain-containing protein gives MEATVAERGQITLPKAVRDALGLTKGTILKVELEGGRIILRKSVDDAVSRARGRFRLDGFGTTEEAVQALRGRSRAANPDPGSE, from the coding sequence ATGGAAGCCACTGTTGCCGAACGCGGGCAGATCACCCTGCCCAAGGCCGTGCGTGATGCGCTGGGGCTGACCAAGGGCACCATCCTCAAGGTCGAGCTCGAAGGCGGGCGCATCATCCTGCGCAAGAGCGTGGACGACGCGGTATCGCGGGCCCGCGGCCGCTTCCGCCTCGACGGCTTCGGCACCACGGAGGAAGCGGTGCAGGCCCTGCGCGGCCGCAGCCGGGCCGCCAACCCGGATCCGGGCAGCGAATGA
- the acnA gene encoding aconitate hydratase AcnA — MADSFSTRDQLEVNGKTYAYASLPRLGERFDIAALPYSMKILLENLLRQEDGVSVTPEHIEAVARWNPAAEADTEIAFMPARVVLQDFTGVPCVVDLAAMRDAVARLGGRPEQINPLIPSELVIDHSVQVDVFGRPDALDLNGRIEFERNKERYGFLRWGQNAFQNFKVVPPNTGIVHQVNLENLARVVMEREVDGELWAFPDTVFGTDSHTTMINGIGVLGWGVGGIEAEAAMLGQPSSMLIPQVVGFKLTGRLPEGATATDLVLTVTQMLRSHGVVGKFVEFFGSGLQHLPLADRATIGNMAPEYGATCGMFPVDAEALRYLRLSGRSEEQIALVEAYCRAQGLWHEPGQQEPTYSAVLELDMGSVKPSLAGPRRPQDRVLLEDMKHNFNENVGPLTAQREKSRDWQVNRFEKEGGGQPQADRLAAKPERPVSTICMDGCNHELTDGSVVIAAITSCTNTSNPAVMLGAGLLARNAVARGLKAAPWVKTSLGPGSLVVTDYLKKAGVMDDLEKLGFYVVGYGCTTCIGNSGPLPEAVSKGVAENDLAVAAVLSGNRNFEGRIHAEVKMNYLASPPLVVAYAIAGTVDIDLTTEPLGQDQDGNDVYLRDIWPSNKEIGDMIAETVGPELFARNYADVFKGDTRWNSMESPDSELYAWDEASTYIKNPPYFDGMTMDVGNIADIHGARVMGLFGDSITTDHISPAGSIKQDSPAGRFLQERGVQPADFNSYGSRRGNDDVMVRGTFANIRIKNLMFGGEEGGNTLYFPRDGGEPQKMAIYDAAMRYKAEGMPLVVFAGEEYGTGSSRDWAAKGTNLLGVKAVVARSFERIHRSNLVGMGVLPLQFRQGESALTHGLDGSETIDITGLDDGRAKLATVTATRKDGSQVSFQVHVLLLTPKEVEYFRHGGLLHYVLRQLAARR; from the coding sequence ATGGCCGATTCCTTCTCCACCCGCGACCAGCTCGAGGTCAACGGCAAGACATACGCGTACGCCAGCCTGCCCAGGCTCGGGGAACGCTTCGACATTGCCGCCCTGCCCTACTCGATGAAGATCCTGCTGGAGAACCTGCTCCGGCAGGAGGACGGCGTCTCTGTCACGCCCGAGCACATCGAAGCGGTCGCGCGCTGGAACCCCGCCGCGGAGGCGGATACCGAAATCGCGTTCATGCCGGCGCGCGTGGTGCTGCAGGACTTCACCGGCGTGCCCTGCGTAGTCGACCTCGCCGCGATGCGCGATGCGGTCGCGCGCCTGGGCGGACGCCCGGAGCAGATCAATCCGCTGATCCCGTCGGAGCTGGTCATCGACCACTCGGTGCAGGTGGACGTGTTCGGGCGCCCGGATGCGCTCGACCTCAACGGCCGCATCGAGTTCGAACGCAACAAGGAGCGTTACGGCTTCCTGCGCTGGGGCCAGAACGCATTCCAGAACTTCAAGGTGGTGCCGCCCAACACCGGCATCGTCCACCAGGTGAACCTCGAGAACCTCGCCCGGGTGGTGATGGAGCGCGAGGTGGATGGCGAGCTGTGGGCCTTCCCCGACACCGTCTTCGGCACCGACTCGCATACCACGATGATCAACGGCATCGGCGTGCTCGGCTGGGGCGTCGGCGGCATCGAGGCGGAGGCGGCCATGCTCGGCCAGCCCTCGTCGATGCTGATTCCGCAGGTGGTCGGCTTCAAGCTGACCGGCAGGCTGCCCGAAGGCGCCACCGCCACCGATCTGGTGCTGACGGTCACCCAGATGCTGCGCAGCCACGGCGTGGTGGGCAAGTTCGTCGAGTTCTTCGGCAGCGGCCTGCAGCACCTGCCGCTGGCCGACCGCGCCACCATCGGCAACATGGCACCGGAGTACGGCGCCACCTGCGGCATGTTCCCGGTCGATGCCGAGGCACTGCGCTACCTGCGCCTGTCCGGACGCAGCGAGGAGCAGATCGCGCTGGTCGAGGCCTACTGCCGCGCACAGGGCCTGTGGCACGAGCCCGGGCAGCAGGAGCCGACGTATTCCGCCGTGCTCGAGCTCGACATGGGCTCGGTGAAGCCTTCGCTTGCCGGCCCCAGGCGCCCGCAGGACCGCGTGCTGCTGGAGGACATGAAGCACAACTTCAACGAGAACGTCGGCCCGCTGACCGCGCAGCGCGAAAAATCGCGCGACTGGCAGGTCAACCGCTTCGAGAAGGAAGGCGGCGGCCAGCCCCAGGCCGACCGGCTGGCGGCCAAGCCCGAGCGTCCGGTCTCGACGATCTGCATGGACGGCTGCAACCACGAGCTGACCGACGGCTCGGTGGTGATCGCGGCGATCACTTCGTGCACAAACACCTCCAACCCGGCGGTGATGCTCGGTGCCGGCCTGCTGGCCCGCAACGCGGTCGCCAGGGGCCTGAAGGCAGCGCCGTGGGTGAAGACCTCGCTCGGGCCGGGTTCGCTGGTGGTCACCGACTACCTGAAGAAGGCCGGCGTGATGGACGACCTGGAGAAGCTCGGCTTCTACGTGGTCGGCTACGGCTGCACCACCTGCATCGGCAACTCCGGCCCGCTGCCGGAAGCGGTGTCGAAGGGCGTCGCCGAAAACGACCTTGCGGTGGCCGCGGTGCTCTCCGGCAACCGCAACTTCGAGGGCCGCATCCACGCCGAGGTGAAGATGAACTATCTCGCCTCGCCGCCGCTGGTGGTGGCCTATGCGATCGCCGGCACCGTCGACATCGACCTCACCACCGAGCCACTGGGCCAAGACCAGGACGGCAACGACGTCTACCTGCGCGACATCTGGCCGAGCAACAAGGAAATCGGCGACATGATCGCCGAGACGGTCGGGCCGGAACTGTTCGCGCGGAACTACGCCGACGTGTTCAAGGGCGACACCCGCTGGAACTCGATGGAGTCGCCCGACAGCGAGCTCTATGCCTGGGACGAGGCCTCGACCTACATCAAGAACCCGCCGTACTTCGACGGCATGACCATGGACGTCGGCAACATTGCCGATATCCACGGTGCGCGGGTGATGGGCCTGTTCGGCGATTCCATCACCACTGACCATATCTCGCCTGCCGGCAGCATCAAGCAGGACTCGCCGGCCGGGCGCTTCCTGCAGGAGCGCGGCGTGCAGCCTGCCGACTTCAACAGCTATGGCAGCCGGCGCGGCAACGACGACGTCATGGTGCGTGGCACCTTCGCCAACATCCGCATCAAGAACCTGATGTTCGGCGGCGAGGAAGGCGGCAACACGCTGTACTTCCCGCGCGACGGCGGCGAACCGCAGAAGATGGCGATCTACGACGCGGCGATGCGCTACAAGGCCGAGGGCATGCCGCTGGTGGTGTTCGCAGGCGAGGAATACGGCACCGGTTCGTCACGCGACTGGGCGGCCAAGGGCACCAACCTGCTCGGGGTCAAGGCCGTGGTGGCGCGCAGCTTCGAGCGCATCCACCGCTCCAACCTCGTCGGCATGGGCGTGCTGCCGCTGCAGTTCCGCCAGGGCGAGAGCGCGCTGACCCATGGCCTCGACGGCTCGGAAACAATCGACATCACCGGCCTCGACGACGGCCGCGCGAAGCTGGCCACCGTCACGGCCACCCGCAAGGACGGAAGCCAGGTCAGCTTCCAAGTCCACGTGCTGCTGCTGACGCCGAAGGAAGTGGAGTACTTCCGCCATGGCGGCCTGTTGCACTACGTCCTGCGCCAGCTGGCGGCGCGTCGCTGA
- a CDS encoding nuclear transport factor 2 family protein, with amino-acid sequence MVVALCAILVAGGCARTPPEAALREAVAAMEAAIDARDARAFVRHLDHEFIGPGGMDRDGARRTAALYFLQHTNIGLVPGPLSIDLHDTRAQVSFTAAVTGGNSRLLPERGQVYEVRSGWRLRDDEWRMTSIEWTPKLR; translated from the coding sequence ATGGTCGTCGCGCTCTGCGCCATCCTCGTCGCGGGCGGTTGTGCGCGCACGCCACCCGAAGCGGCGCTGCGCGAAGCGGTGGCGGCGATGGAGGCCGCGATCGATGCGCGCGACGCCCGAGCATTCGTCCGCCACCTGGACCACGAGTTCATCGGCCCCGGCGGCATGGATCGCGACGGTGCCCGCCGCACGGCTGCGCTGTACTTCCTGCAGCACACGAACATCGGCCTGGTGCCGGGTCCGTTGTCGATCGACCTGCATGACACCCGTGCGCAGGTGTCGTTCACCGCCGCGGTCACCGGCGGCAACAGCAGGTTGCTGCCCGAACGTGGCCAGGTCTACGAGGTGCGCAGCGGCTGGCGATTGCGCGATGACGAGTGGCGCATGACCAGCATCGAGTGGACGCCGAAGCTGCGCTGA